In a genomic window of Thalassophryne amazonica chromosome 12, fThaAma1.1, whole genome shotgun sequence:
- the cdc34b gene encoding cell division cycle 34 homolog (S. cerevisiae) b, whose protein sequence is MAQHDPTHVASSQKALMLEMKSLQEEPVEGFKITLVDEADLYNWEVAIFGPPNTHYEGGYFKARIKFPIDYPYSPPAFRFLTKMWHPNIYENGDVCISILHPPVDDPQSGELPSERWNPTQNVRTILLSVISLLNEPNTFSPANVDASVMYRKWRDSKGKDREYVEIIRKQVLATKAEAERDGVKVPTTLAEYCVRTRAPAPDEGSDLFYDYYYDDEDLEGGDGDCCYDEDDSGNEES, encoded by the exons ATGGCGCAGCACGACCCCACACATGTAGCCAGTTCTCAGAAAGCACTCATGTTGGAAATGAAGAGCCTTCAAGAGGAGCCTGTTGAAGGATTTAAGATTACACTGGTGGATGAGGCAGATTTGTACAACTGGGAAGTAGCTATCTTCGGACCCCCAAACACTCATTATGAAGGGGGATATTTTAAG GCTCGGATCAAGTTCCCCATAGACTACCCATATTCCCCACCTGCCTTCAGATTTCTCACAAAGATGTGGCACCCCAACATTTATGAG aATGGAGATGTCTGCATATCTATTTTGCACCCTCCAGTAGATGACCCTCAGAGTGGAGAGCTGCCTTCAGAGAGATGGAATCCCACTCAAAATGTTCG GACCATTTTGCTGAGTGTAATCTCACTGCTGAACGAACCAAACACTTTCTCACCTGCCAATGTGGATGCTTCTGTCATGTACCGTAAATGGAGAGACAGCAAAGGCAAGGACCGGGAATATGTAGAAATCATCAG GAAACAGGTTTTGGCCACCAAGGCAGAGGCTGAACGTGATGGCGTAAAGGTTCCCACCACGCTGGCTGAGTACTGCGTCCGCACACGTGCCCCAGCTCCCGATGAAGGCTCAGACCTCTTCTATGACTATTACTATGACGATGAGGACCTGGAGGGCGGGGACGGCGACTGTTGCTATGATGAAGATGACTCGGGCAATGAAGAGTCGTGA
- the cactin gene encoding cactin isoform X2, whose product MSSKSRRRSRSKSRSRSRGRQNRSRVNDSTAERRGRSRSVDEKRSGRRCSSSSDFSDGSTGRRRKQHQRRSTSRSDPESDRGRRSRPSSSSDADDPKERRQEKKSQKGLRGRSQSSSDSGSSEREGRRWRSPHQGSPLRDRWRREREKCRSNSRSQSRKGTQERRKRNESSEERERDEGSRKADDRGRQRSSSPDSSSNSDSDQEKCATKEKEERQKQKEVMKALETPEEKRARRLLKKEAKEKKRREKMGWSEEYMGYTNADNPFGDNNLLGTFKWQKALDKKGIGHLGEKELKERNKLIQEENRRELQKVKQLRLEREREKAMRETELEMLQREKEAEHFKTWAEQEDNFHLQQAKLRSKIRIRDGRAKPIDLLAKYISAEDDDFAVEMHEPYTFLNGLTVTDMDDLLEDIKVYMELEQGKNVDFWRDMTTITEDEISKLRKLEASGKGADHRREGINTAVSTDVQTVFKGKTYSQLQALHLNIEAKIRAGGSNLDIGYWESLLQQVKVYMARARLRERHQDVLRQKLFKLKREQGVESEPLFPIVKEEPRSEEDEGSTRQQSGESAAEGSGQDAEAGSSSSVVGNTNQGDDREEQGDKAEDGEKSEVVEAVLTEEDLIQQSQAEYDSGRYSPTLLAANELPLDTHTVTPEEDMHRLQLARRQLQVTGDANESAEDAFVRRAKEGMGNDEAQFSVEIPVTGKMYLWADKYRPRKPRFFNRVHTGFEWNKYNQTHYDFDNPPPKIVQGYKFNIFYPDLIDKRSTPQYFLEPSPDNKDFGILRFHAGPPYEDIAFKIVNREWEYSHRHGFRCQFANGIFQLWFHFKRYRYRR is encoded by the exons ATGAGTTCGAAGTCACGTCGGCGGAGTCGCTCCAAGTCGAGAAGTCGGAGCCGAGGCCGACAGAACCGATCTAGAGTCAACGATTCAACGGCGGAGAGGAGAGGCCGCAGCCGGTCTGTGGATGAAAAACGAAGCGGTCGGAGATGCTCCAGTAGCTCAGACTTCAGCGACGGCTCTACCGGCCGACGGAGGAAGCAGCACCAGAGGCGTTCGACATCCAGGAGCGACCCAGAGAGTGACAGAGGACGGAGGAGTCGTCCGTCATCCAG ttCTGATGCTGATGATCCCAAAGAGAGAAGACAGGAAAAGAAGAGCCAGAAAGGACTGAGGGGAAGGTCCCAGTCCAGCTCAGATTCCGGGAGCAGTGAGAGAGAAGGAAGACGATGGAGAAGTCCTCACCAGGGAAGTCCACTGAGAGACAGATGGAGGAGGGAGCGAGAGAAGTGCAGGAGCAACAGTAGGTCCCAGTCAAGAAAAGGAACCCAAGAGCGAAGGAAGAGGAATGAAAGCAGCGAGGAGCGAGAGAGGGATGAGGGAAGCAGAAAGGCTGATGACAGAGGGAGGCAACGCTCCAGTTCACCCGATTCCTCGAGTAACTCAGATTCTGATCAGGAAAAGTGTGCCACCAAAGAAAAGGAGGAGAGGCAAAAGCAGAAGGAGGTGATGAAGGCTCTGGAGACCCCAGAAGAGAAGCGGGCTAGACGATTGTTAAAGAAGGAggcaaaggagaagaaaaggagaGAGAAGATGGGCTGGAGTGAGGAGTACATGGGATACACAAATGCAGATAATCCCTTCGGCGATAACAATTTATTAGGTACCTTCAAATGGCAGAAG GCACTGGATAAAAAAGGCATTGGACATCTTGGAGAAAAAGAGCTTAAAGAAAGGAACAAACTTATTCAGGAAGAGAACCGCAGAGAGCTGCAGAAG GTAAAACAGCTGCGTCTGGAGAGGGAGCGAGAGAAAGCCATGAGGGAGACGGAGCTGGAGATGCTGCAGAGAGAGAAGGAGGCGGAGCATTTTAAGACCTGGGCTGAACAGGAAGACAACTTTCATCTGCAGCAAGCGAAATTACG GTCTAAGATTCGAATCCGTGATGGTCGTGCCAAACCCATTGACCTTCTAGCGAAGTACATTAGTGCTGAAGATGATGATTTTGCTGTGGAGATGCATGAACCCTATACGTTTTTGAACGGACTAACAGTCACAGATATGGATGACCTTCTGGAAGAcataaag GTGTACATGGAGTTAGAGCAAGGCAAAAATGTAGATTTTTGGAGAGACATGACCACCATCACGGAAGATGAGATCAGCAAACTGAGAAAACTGGAGGCCTCTGGGAAAGGAGCAG ATCATCGGCGTGAAGGCATCAATACGGCTGTGAGCACTGATGTCCAGACAGTATTCAAAGGAAAGACATACAGCCAACTGCAGGCACTACATCTGAATATTGAGGCAAAGATTCGGGCAGGTGGATCCAATCTGGATATTGGTTACTGGGAAAGTCTGCTGCAGCAAGTCAAAGTCTACATGGCAAGAGCCAG GTTGAGAGAGCGTCACCAAGATGTCCTGCGTCAGAAGCTGTTTAAGTTGAAACGGGAACAAGGAGTGGAGAGCGAACCTCTATTCCCCATCGTTAAGGAGGAGCCGAGGAGTGAGGAAGATGA GGGCAGCACAAGACAGCAAAGTGGGGAGAGTGCTGCAGAAGGAAGTGGGCAGGACGCAGAGGCAGGATCGTCCTCATCTGTAGTGGGAAACACAAATCAAGGTGATGATCGAGAAGAACAGGGAGACAAGGCAGAGGATGGAGAAAAGAGTGAGGTAGTGGAGGCAGTGCTGACAGAGGAGGATCTGATCCAGCAGAGCCAGGCAGAGTATGATTCTGGTCGCTACAGTCCAACGCTCCTAGCAGCGAATGAGCTGCCAttggacacacacacagtcacgccTGAAGAGGACATGCACAGGCTGCAGCTAGCCCGCAGACAGCTGCAGGTCACAG GTGATGCAAATGAGAGTGCAGAAGATGCTTTTGTACGACGGGCCAAGGAGGGAATGGGCAACGATGAGGCCCAGTTCAGCGTGGAGATTCCTGTCACAGGGAAGATGTACCTGTGGGCAGACAAGTACCGTCCCAGGAAACCCCGTTTCTTCAACAGGGTTCACACCGGCTTTGAGTGGAACAAATACAACCAAACTCATTATGACTTTGACAACCCTCCACCCAAAATTGTGCAGGGATACAAATTCAATATTTTCTACCCGGACTTGATTGACAAGCGTTCCACCCCACAGTATTTCCTTGAGCCAAGTCCCGACAACAAGGATTTTGGAATTCTAAGGTTCCACGCAGGGCCTCCATACGAGGACATTGCTTTCAAAATAGTGAACAGGGAGTGGGAGTACTCGCACCGACACGGCTTTCGCTGTCAATTTGCAAATGGTATATTCCAGCTGTGGTTCCACTTTAAGAGGTATCGCTATCGGCGATAA
- the cactin gene encoding cactin isoform X1 yields MSSKSRRRSRSKSRSRSRGRQNRSRVNDSTAERRGRSRSVDEKRSGRRCSSSSDFSDGSTGRRRKQHQRRSTSRSDPESDRGRRSRPSSSSDADDPKERRQEKKSQKGLRGRSQSSSDSGSSEREGRRWRSPHQGSPLRDRWRREREKCRSNSRSQSRKGTQERRKRNESSEERERDEGSRKADDRGRQRSSSPDSSSNSDSDQEKCATKEKEERQKQKEVMKALETPEEKRARRLLKKEAKEKKRREKMGWSEEYMGYTNADNPFGDNNLLGTFKWQKALDKKGIGHLGEKELKERNKLIQEENRRELQKVKQLRLEREREKAMRETELEMLQREKEAEHFKTWAEQEDNFHLQQAKLRSKIRIRDGRAKPIDLLAKYISAEDDDFAVEMHEPYTFLNGLTVTDMDDLLEDIKVYMELEQGKNVDFWRDMTTITEDEISKLRKLEASGKGADHRREGINTAVSTDVQTVFKGKTYSQLQALHLNIEAKIRAGGSNLDIGYWESLLQQVKVYMARARLRERHQDVLRQKLFKLKREQGVESEPLFPIVKEEPRSEEDDRGSTRQQSGESAAEGSGQDAEAGSSSSVVGNTNQGDDREEQGDKAEDGEKSEVVEAVLTEEDLIQQSQAEYDSGRYSPTLLAANELPLDTHTVTPEEDMHRLQLARRQLQVTGDANESAEDAFVRRAKEGMGNDEAQFSVEIPVTGKMYLWADKYRPRKPRFFNRVHTGFEWNKYNQTHYDFDNPPPKIVQGYKFNIFYPDLIDKRSTPQYFLEPSPDNKDFGILRFHAGPPYEDIAFKIVNREWEYSHRHGFRCQFANGIFQLWFHFKRYRYRR; encoded by the exons ATGAGTTCGAAGTCACGTCGGCGGAGTCGCTCCAAGTCGAGAAGTCGGAGCCGAGGCCGACAGAACCGATCTAGAGTCAACGATTCAACGGCGGAGAGGAGAGGCCGCAGCCGGTCTGTGGATGAAAAACGAAGCGGTCGGAGATGCTCCAGTAGCTCAGACTTCAGCGACGGCTCTACCGGCCGACGGAGGAAGCAGCACCAGAGGCGTTCGACATCCAGGAGCGACCCAGAGAGTGACAGAGGACGGAGGAGTCGTCCGTCATCCAG ttCTGATGCTGATGATCCCAAAGAGAGAAGACAGGAAAAGAAGAGCCAGAAAGGACTGAGGGGAAGGTCCCAGTCCAGCTCAGATTCCGGGAGCAGTGAGAGAGAAGGAAGACGATGGAGAAGTCCTCACCAGGGAAGTCCACTGAGAGACAGATGGAGGAGGGAGCGAGAGAAGTGCAGGAGCAACAGTAGGTCCCAGTCAAGAAAAGGAACCCAAGAGCGAAGGAAGAGGAATGAAAGCAGCGAGGAGCGAGAGAGGGATGAGGGAAGCAGAAAGGCTGATGACAGAGGGAGGCAACGCTCCAGTTCACCCGATTCCTCGAGTAACTCAGATTCTGATCAGGAAAAGTGTGCCACCAAAGAAAAGGAGGAGAGGCAAAAGCAGAAGGAGGTGATGAAGGCTCTGGAGACCCCAGAAGAGAAGCGGGCTAGACGATTGTTAAAGAAGGAggcaaaggagaagaaaaggagaGAGAAGATGGGCTGGAGTGAGGAGTACATGGGATACACAAATGCAGATAATCCCTTCGGCGATAACAATTTATTAGGTACCTTCAAATGGCAGAAG GCACTGGATAAAAAAGGCATTGGACATCTTGGAGAAAAAGAGCTTAAAGAAAGGAACAAACTTATTCAGGAAGAGAACCGCAGAGAGCTGCAGAAG GTAAAACAGCTGCGTCTGGAGAGGGAGCGAGAGAAAGCCATGAGGGAGACGGAGCTGGAGATGCTGCAGAGAGAGAAGGAGGCGGAGCATTTTAAGACCTGGGCTGAACAGGAAGACAACTTTCATCTGCAGCAAGCGAAATTACG GTCTAAGATTCGAATCCGTGATGGTCGTGCCAAACCCATTGACCTTCTAGCGAAGTACATTAGTGCTGAAGATGATGATTTTGCTGTGGAGATGCATGAACCCTATACGTTTTTGAACGGACTAACAGTCACAGATATGGATGACCTTCTGGAAGAcataaag GTGTACATGGAGTTAGAGCAAGGCAAAAATGTAGATTTTTGGAGAGACATGACCACCATCACGGAAGATGAGATCAGCAAACTGAGAAAACTGGAGGCCTCTGGGAAAGGAGCAG ATCATCGGCGTGAAGGCATCAATACGGCTGTGAGCACTGATGTCCAGACAGTATTCAAAGGAAAGACATACAGCCAACTGCAGGCACTACATCTGAATATTGAGGCAAAGATTCGGGCAGGTGGATCCAATCTGGATATTGGTTACTGGGAAAGTCTGCTGCAGCAAGTCAAAGTCTACATGGCAAGAGCCAG GTTGAGAGAGCGTCACCAAGATGTCCTGCGTCAGAAGCTGTTTAAGTTGAAACGGGAACAAGGAGTGGAGAGCGAACCTCTATTCCCCATCGTTAAGGAGGAGCCGAGGAGTGAGGAAGATGA CAGGGGCAGCACAAGACAGCAAAGTGGGGAGAGTGCTGCAGAAGGAAGTGGGCAGGACGCAGAGGCAGGATCGTCCTCATCTGTAGTGGGAAACACAAATCAAGGTGATGATCGAGAAGAACAGGGAGACAAGGCAGAGGATGGAGAAAAGAGTGAGGTAGTGGAGGCAGTGCTGACAGAGGAGGATCTGATCCAGCAGAGCCAGGCAGAGTATGATTCTGGTCGCTACAGTCCAACGCTCCTAGCAGCGAATGAGCTGCCAttggacacacacacagtcacgccTGAAGAGGACATGCACAGGCTGCAGCTAGCCCGCAGACAGCTGCAGGTCACAG GTGATGCAAATGAGAGTGCAGAAGATGCTTTTGTACGACGGGCCAAGGAGGGAATGGGCAACGATGAGGCCCAGTTCAGCGTGGAGATTCCTGTCACAGGGAAGATGTACCTGTGGGCAGACAAGTACCGTCCCAGGAAACCCCGTTTCTTCAACAGGGTTCACACCGGCTTTGAGTGGAACAAATACAACCAAACTCATTATGACTTTGACAACCCTCCACCCAAAATTGTGCAGGGATACAAATTCAATATTTTCTACCCGGACTTGATTGACAAGCGTTCCACCCCACAGTATTTCCTTGAGCCAAGTCCCGACAACAAGGATTTTGGAATTCTAAGGTTCCACGCAGGGCCTCCATACGAGGACATTGCTTTCAAAATAGTGAACAGGGAGTGGGAGTACTCGCACCGACACGGCTTTCGCTGTCAATTTGCAAATGGTATATTCCAGCTGTGGTTCCACTTTAAGAGGTATCGCTATCGGCGATAA